The following coding sequences lie in one Rutidosis leptorrhynchoides isolate AG116_Rl617_1_P2 chromosome 4, CSIRO_AGI_Rlap_v1, whole genome shotgun sequence genomic window:
- the LOC139844672 gene encoding GATA transcription factor 9-like — MQMEESNFDYFINTSNNNNQFITDELLFGFPNHRDVVLNDAFFNNAIGNSVDSEALTAIDSCNSSVSGSEPPFSGNFSSGSYSDSQFSGVEFRLPYDDVAELEWLSSFSEESFTTVDLRSLHMMSTENKAPVTDTSYSDTTTEFRRIPIAGKRINSDIFKTNVFVPCKARSKRSRIAPYDWTSRILHVKISISKIKIKQDKTTPFNRRTVSKSCIVRCLHCGSEKTPQWRTGPLGPKTLCNACGVRYKSGRLVPEYRPAASPTYVSANHSNSHRKVMEIRRQKEIRNAHREMVNRSFVLGGDDCLIDRQSGP, encoded by the exons ATGCAAATGGAAGAATCAAATTTTGATTACTTCATCAACACAAGCAACAACAATAATCAGTTCATAACCGACGAATTGCTCTTCGGTTTTCCTAATCATCGTGATGTCGTTTTGAATGATGCCTTTTTTAACAATGCGATAGGAAATTCAGTTGATTCAGAAGCTTTAACCGCTATTGATAGCTGTAATTCGTCGGTTTCTGGTAGCGAGCCTCCGTTTTCCGGTAACTTTAGCTCCGGTAGCTATTCGGATTCGCAATTCTCCGGTGTTGAATTTCGTTTACCG TATGATGACGTGGCAGAACTTGAATGGCTATCTAGTTTCTCCGAAGAATCATTTACAACCGTTGATTTGCGAAGTTTACATATGATGTCCACTGAAAACAAAGCTCCGGTAACTGACACGTCATATTCTGACACGACGACGGAGTTCAGGCGAATTCCGATAGCCGGTAAACGAATAAACTCCGATATATTCAAGACGAATGTTTTCGTGCCGTGTAAAGCTCGTAGCAAACGATCACGAATCGCACCGTACGATTGGACTTCAAGAATTTTACATGTGAAGATATCAATCTCAAAGATCAAAATCAAACAAGATAAAACGACACCGTTTAATAGGCGGACTGTTTCGAAAAGTTGTATTGTGAGGTGTCTGCATTGCGGGTCTGAAAAGACACCGCAGTGGAGAACGGGTCCATTAGGGCCCAAAACATTATGTAATGCATGTGGTGTTAGGTATAAGTCGGGTCGGTTGGTACCCGAATACCGACCCGCTGCTAGCCCGACTTATGTGTCGGCAAATCATTCAAATTCTCATAGGAAAGTAATGGAGATCCGAAGACAAAAAGAGATCCGAAATGCGCACCGTGAGATGGTTAATCGGAGTTTTGTTTTGGGCGGTGATGATTGCTTGATTGATCGTCAAAGTGGGCCCTGA